A section of the Macaca thibetana thibetana isolate TM-01 chromosome 10, ASM2454274v1, whole genome shotgun sequence genome encodes:
- the TMEM121B gene encoding transmembrane protein 121B, with protein sequence MRPALGHPRSVSSASGSFPPPPAAARLQPLFLRGGSFRGRRGSGDSSTSTSTSRGGGGGRRGGGGGSPSSSTGAEREDDDESLSVSKPLVPNAALLGPPTQVGAAAGPAPAAFSSSAATSSSTSTPTSSCSMTAADFGGGAAAGAVGGPGSRSAGGAGGTGTGSGASCCPCCCCCGCPDRSGRRGRRRGCAPSPRCRWGYQALSVVLLLAQGGLLDLYLIAVTDLYWCSWIATDLVVVVGWAIFFAKNSRGRRGGVASSAHNHHLHHHHAAPPLHLPAPSAATAGAKARGARGGAGGAGGGLGAAAAAGEFAFAYLAWLIYSIAFTPKVVLILGTSILDLIELRAPFGTTGFRLTMALSVPLLYSLVRAISEAGAPPGSAGPLLLQPQRHRAAGCFLGTCLDLLDSFTLVELMLEGRVPLPAHLRYLLIAVYFLTLASPVLWLYELNAAAAAAAASWGQASGPGSCSRLLRLLGGCLVDVPLLALRCLLVVSYQQPLSIFMLKNLFFLGCRGLEALEGCWDRGSRASPSRARGGYGAPPSAPPPPPPPPQGGSQLGHCISENEGGAHGYVNTLAVASHN encoded by the coding sequence ATGCGCCCGGCGCTCGGCCACCCTCGCTCGGTCTCCTCCGCGTCCGGCTCCTTCCCGCCGCCCCCGGCCGCCGCCCGGCTGCAGCCCCTCTTCCTCCGCGGGGGCTCCTTCCGCGGCCGGAGAGGCTCGGGCGACagcagcaccagcaccagcactAGCCGCGGGGGAGGCGGCGGCAGACGCGGCGGGGGCGGCGGCTCCCCGAGCAGCAGCACGGGCGCCGAGCGCGAGGACGACGACGAGAGCCTCAGCGTCAGCAAGCCGCTGGTGCCCAACGCCGCGCTCCTGGGGCCACCGACTCAGGTGGGCGCCGCGGCCGGCCCAGCGCCCGCCGCCTTCTCCTCCTCAGccgccacctcctcctccacctccacacCCACCTCCTCCTGCAGCATGACAGCCGCGGACTTCGGCGGGGGCGCCGCGGCCGGGGCCGTCGGGGGCCCCGGGAGCCGCTCGGCGGGGGGCGCGGGCGGCACCGGGACCGGCAGCGGCGCCTCCTGCTGCCCGTGTTGCTGCTGCTGCGGCTGCCCAGACCGCTCTGGCCGCAGGGGTAGGCGCCGCGGCTGCGCCCCCAGTCCCAGGTGCCGCTGGGGCTACCAGGCGCTGTCCGTGGtgctgctgctggctcagggTGGCCTGCTGGATCTGTACCTCATCGCCGTCACCGACCTGTACTGGTGCTCCTGGATCGCCACTGacctggtggtggtggtgggctggGCCATCTTCTTCGCCAAGAACAGCCGGGGCCGTCGGGGTGGAGTGGCCAGCAGCGCGCACAACCACCACCTGCACCACCACCACGCCGCGCCGCCCCTGCACCTGCCCGCCCCCTCGGCTGCTACCGCTGGGGCCAAGGCGCGCGGAGCCCGCGGGGGCGCCGGCGGCGCAGGGGGCGGCCTGGGGGCGGCCGCGGCAGCGGGCGAGTTCGCCTTCGCCTACCTGGCCTGGCTTATCTACTCCATCGCCTTCACTCCCAAGGTGGTGCTGATCCTGGGCACGTCTATCCTAGACCTCATCGAGCTGCGCGCGCCCTTCGGCACCACGGGCTTCCGTCTCACCATGGCGCTGTCGGTGCCCCTGCTCTACAGCTTGGTGCGGGCCATCAGCGAGGCGGGCGCACCCCCGGGATCGGCAGGACCCCTGCTGCTGCAGCCCCAGCGGCACCGCGCGGCTGGATGCTTCCTGGGCACGTGTCTAGACCTGCTTGACAGTTTCACGCTGGTGGAGTTGATGCTGGAGGGCCGCGTGCCACTGCCCGCGCACCTGCGCTACCTGCTCATCGCCGTCTACTTCCTCACCCTCGCCTCGCCGGTGCTCTGGCTCTACGAGCTCAACGCCgcggccgcggcggcggcggcatcCTGGGGCCAGGCCTCCGGGCCCGGCAGCTGCAGCCGCCTTTTGCGCTTGCTGGGCGGCTGCCTGGTAGACGTGCCCTTGCTGGCGCTGCGCTGCCTCCTGGTGGTCAGCTACCAGCAGCCCCTCTCCATCTTCATGCTCAAGAACCTCTTCTTCCTCGGTTGCCGCGGCTTGGAAGCCCTGGAGGGCTGCTGGGACCGGGGCAGTCGGGCCTCCCCGAGTCGGGCCAGAGGGGGCTATGGTGCTCCGCCCTCCGCCCCTCCACCGCCTCCGCCACCACCTCAGGGAGGCTCCCAGCTGGGCCACTGCATCTCGGAGAACGAGGGGGGTGCCCATGGCTATGTCAACACCCTGGCTGTGGCCTCCCATAATTGA